A region from the uncultured Macellibacteroides sp. genome encodes:
- a CDS encoding formyltransferase family protein, translated as MPSKLLNIVFWGEDSFSDVVLKSLVREGCQVRLVISPLYDNSIYKRLENTCRKFDITFRRYPNVNSDEVVEQVKTVSPDLCVIAHFEKIIKPPLLEIPRLGFINLHPSLLPDYRGLAPQHWPIINGESKTGVTVHYVDSGIDTGDIILQEHIEISQDMYVSDLQERWIGIYSHIVIDAIQRILNHSPVIPQLAKTGRYYGKLKEEQCRFKLTDNCGYVYNLIRGVSMPYHGAEINNILLWKVHYPDSATQNRIMGNYTSNGIYRNTDFGDFLRLSDGVLLIDKYQLKDGKDNNCHFE; from the coding sequence ATGCCTAGCAAATTACTGAATATTGTTTTTTGGGGCGAAGACTCGTTTAGCGACGTTGTGCTCAAATCGCTGGTCAGGGAGGGATGCCAGGTTAGATTGGTCATATCACCGTTGTACGACAATTCTATTTACAAGAGACTGGAAAACACCTGCCGGAAATTCGATATTACTTTCCGGCGATACCCGAATGTAAATTCGGACGAAGTAGTAGAGCAGGTAAAAACGGTTTCTCCCGATCTGTGTGTCATCGCTCATTTCGAAAAAATAATAAAACCACCCCTGCTTGAAATTCCCCGATTGGGATTTATCAACCTGCACCCGTCCCTGCTTCCCGATTACAGAGGGCTTGCTCCCCAGCACTGGCCCATCATAAACGGAGAAAGTAAAACCGGGGTAACCGTGCACTATGTAGATTCAGGCATCGACACCGGCGATATCATCCTGCAAGAGCACATCGAAATTAGTCAGGATATGTATGTGTCCGATTTGCAGGAAAGATGGATCGGAATCTACAGTCATATTGTAATCGATGCCATTCAACGTATATTGAATCATTCGCCAGTCATACCCCAGTTGGCAAAAACCGGACGGTATTATGGAAAACTAAAAGAGGAGCAATGCCGGTTTAAGTTAACGGACAATTGCGGCTATGTCTACAATTTAATACGAGGCGTATCCATGCCCTATCATGGGGCGGAGATTAACAATATCCTACTCTGGAAAGTTCATTACCCCGATTCTGCAACCCAAAACAGAATTATGGGAAACTACACATCAAACGGAATCTACCGGAATACAGATTTTGGCGATTTCCTGCGATTAAGTGATGGCGTTTTACTCATTGACAAATACCAACTAAAAGATGGAAAAGACAATAATTGCCATTTTGAATGA
- a CDS encoding sugar transferase: MYRHFFKRLLDILFSLCALIGSSPVLFVLAICLLAVNKGSGVFFIQTRPGKDGKLFRLVKFKTMTDQRDAQGNLLPDVQRLTPAGRWIRSTSLDELPQLLNVLKGDMSLIGPRPLLPQYLRLYSERQARRHEVRPGISGWAQVNGRNAIPWPQKLEYDVWYVDHISFRLDLLIVIRTFTKVFFREGINAENSSSINPFTGND, translated from the coding sequence ATGTACAGGCATTTCTTTAAACGATTGCTGGACATCCTTTTCTCGCTTTGCGCGTTAATCGGAAGTAGTCCCGTTTTGTTTGTTCTTGCCATTTGTTTGTTGGCTGTCAACAAAGGATCCGGCGTCTTCTTTATTCAGACACGCCCCGGCAAAGACGGCAAACTGTTCCGATTGGTCAAATTTAAAACGATGACCGACCAACGCGATGCGCAAGGCAATCTGCTGCCGGATGTTCAACGGCTCACCCCTGCCGGACGATGGATCCGTTCCACCTCCCTCGACGAACTTCCGCAGCTCCTGAATGTATTGAAAGGAGATATGTCGCTCATAGGGCCCAGACCTTTGCTGCCACAATACCTCAGGCTGTATTCGGAACGGCAGGCACGACGCCACGAAGTGCGGCCGGGTATATCCGGTTGGGCACAGGTTAACGGGCGCAACGCCATTCCCTGGCCGCAGAAATTGGAATACGACGTCTGGTATGTCGATCATATAAGCTTCCGGCTCGATCTCCTGATAGTGATCAGGACTTTCACGAAAGTTTTTTTTCGCGAAGGAATCAACGCCGAAAATAGTAGTTCCATCAATCCGTTTACTGGTAACGATTAA
- a CDS encoding acyl carrier protein: protein MEKTIIAILNELRPEFDFSESVNFIEEGMLDSFDVINLVNALDNEFGISIDGSDILPKNFSSVDGIIELLKKNGVKNAIKQWT, encoded by the coding sequence ATGGAAAAGACAATAATTGCCATTTTGAATGAACTAAGGCCCGAATTCGACTTTAGCGAGTCTGTCAATTTTATTGAAGAAGGGATGCTCGATTCGTTCGATGTAATTAACCTGGTTAATGCGTTGGACAACGAATTTGGCATCTCCATCGATGGATCCGATATCTTACCTAAAAACTTTTCATCAGTTGATGGAATTATCGAGTTACTGAAAAAAAACGGAGTTAAAAATGCAATCAAACAATGGACCTGA
- a CDS encoding EpsG family protein encodes MNYIKTAHGFRPESAIAQKEALFLLVFMIVIIAFRDWRSPLYGDSFVYGRSIALARDGANNLWDDWGFNLLFITWAKVGLSPESFFILTATVYCVPMYLIARRLDMHYTFLILLFFASSFTFFAFGVNGIRNGMASSLVLLAMTYKDRKFLMALLLFIGFSLHDSMMLPIAALIITLLYTKTSFYIRFWIASILVSVFVSGYFQQLFLQLDFVSSSGSGYLGTAVDMEGVKFARTGYRWDFVMYSGVPVLLGYYITEIKKESNEMYTFLLNTYLLCNSMWILVIRANYSNRIAYLSWFIMPIVMVYPIIKFNGFKNKNIAVALILLPYFLFSYIMWVIKPYY; translated from the coding sequence ATGAACTATATAAAGACTGCCCATGGATTTCGTCCGGAATCAGCCATTGCTCAAAAAGAGGCCCTGTTCCTGTTGGTTTTTATGATCGTTATCATTGCTTTCCGCGATTGGAGATCTCCGCTTTACGGCGACTCGTTTGTTTACGGACGGTCCATAGCGCTGGCGCGCGACGGAGCAAATAACCTGTGGGACGACTGGGGCTTTAACCTGCTGTTTATTACCTGGGCAAAGGTAGGATTATCTCCCGAATCGTTCTTTATCCTTACAGCTACGGTTTATTGCGTTCCCATGTACCTGATAGCAAGAAGACTCGATATGCATTACACCTTCTTAATCCTTCTCTTTTTTGCCTCTTCCTTCACATTCTTTGCCTTCGGGGTAAATGGAATCAGAAATGGCATGGCCTCTTCCCTTGTCCTGCTTGCCATGACATACAAAGACCGCAAGTTTCTTATGGCTTTATTGCTGTTTATCGGTTTTTCTTTACACGATTCAATGATGTTGCCTATCGCAGCCCTGATTATAACCTTACTCTATACGAAAACCTCCTTTTATATCCGGTTCTGGATTGCCTCTATCCTCGTATCCGTATTTGTAAGCGGCTACTTTCAGCAATTATTCTTACAACTCGATTTTGTATCCTCTTCAGGCAGCGGCTACCTGGGAACAGCAGTCGATATGGAAGGGGTGAAATTTGCCCGTACAGGGTATCGGTGGGATTTTGTGATGTATAGCGGTGTTCCTGTACTTCTGGGATATTACATAACAGAGATAAAAAAGGAATCCAACGAGATGTATACGTTTTTATTAAATACCTACTTGCTATGCAATAGTATGTGGATTTTGGTTATCAGAGCCAATTACTCCAATCGCATCGCCTATCTTTCCTGGTTTATAATGCCAATAGTGATGGTCTATCCGATAATCAAATTCAATGGATTTAAAAATAAAAACATAGCAGTTGCCCTCATTCTCTTGCCCTACTTCCTTTTCTCCTATATTATGTGGGTGATTAAACCCTATTATTAA
- a CDS encoding ketoacyl-ACP synthase III: MDLIFHNKKITGILAILPEKEVRFEDEIENYNFSASQSMKLKLIMGYNKRRIADPETCVSDLCCRGLNYLFDQGKLAKDEIDAMILVTQSPDYFMPPTSNIIQGALGLKHDMICLDINQGCTGYIVGLIQAFMLLEQPAIKKVVLLNADILSHKVSGRDRNSNPLIGDGAAITIVENSKEETTIRGNIKMDGTRASALMIPAGGFRLPSSPETAVMEEDANGNFRSKDNLVMKGEDVFNFVQLEVPPLIESLLEKAAVTKEEIDYYLFHQPNRFMLQKLADKMEIPRDKMPSNIVENFGNASGVTIPTNIAYNLGDKLADKEYQVCLSGYGVGLAWGSLLLKLGKLNFCEMIYS; encoded by the coding sequence ATGGACCTGATTTTTCACAACAAAAAGATAACCGGCATTCTGGCAATCCTGCCCGAAAAAGAGGTGAGATTCGAGGACGAGATCGAAAACTATAATTTCTCCGCCTCACAATCCATGAAGCTGAAGCTGATCATGGGATACAACAAACGCCGTATCGCCGATCCGGAAACCTGCGTTTCCGATCTCTGTTGCCGCGGACTGAATTACCTGTTCGACCAGGGTAAGCTGGCCAAAGATGAGATCGACGCGATGATACTGGTAACCCAGTCGCCCGATTACTTTATGCCCCCCACAAGCAATATCATTCAGGGCGCTTTAGGGCTTAAGCATGATATGATCTGTCTGGATATAAACCAGGGCTGCACCGGATATATTGTAGGTTTGATTCAGGCATTTATGCTGTTGGAACAACCTGCAATCAAGAAAGTGGTACTTTTAAACGCGGATATCCTCAGTCATAAGGTCTCCGGGAGAGATCGAAACAGCAACCCGCTTATCGGCGACGGAGCCGCCATCACAATCGTAGAAAATTCGAAAGAAGAAACCACCATCCGTGGCAACATTAAAATGGACGGAACCAGAGCATCCGCCTTAATGATACCGGCGGGAGGATTCCGTTTGCCATCATCCCCCGAAACCGCCGTCATGGAAGAAGATGCCAACGGCAATTTCAGGTCAAAAGACAACCTGGTAATGAAAGGCGAAGATGTCTTTAACTTTGTCCAACTGGAAGTTCCTCCGTTAATTGAGTCATTGCTCGAAAAAGCAGCGGTTACCAAAGAAGAAATCGATTACTACCTGTTCCATCAGCCAAACCGGTTTATGCTACAGAAGCTGGCGGATAAGATGGAGATACCCCGGGACAAGATGCCCTCGAACATCGTCGAAAACTTTGGCAATGCCAGCGGCGTTACCATACCAACCAATATAGCCTATAACCTGGGCGATAAATTAGCAGATAAGGAATATCAAGTCTGCTTATCCGGATATGGAGTAGGGCTAGCCTGGGGGAGCTTGCTCCTGAAACTTGGTAAATTGAATTTCTGCGAGATGATTTACTCGTAG
- a CDS encoding glycosyltransferase family 2 protein, with the protein MKVTVFTATYNRASLLGNLYKSLLAQTCMDFEWLIINDGSTDNTESVVQTFMDENKIRIVYRNKSNGGKHTAINLGVTMACGELFFIVDSDDYLAFNSIERILYYYETIKNDESFAGVCGLKVFESGKPVGGGPDFGILDCNALDFRFKYRVKGDMAEVFRTTVLREFSFPEIPGERFCPEALVWNRIAQKYRLRFFYEKIYVCDYLPDGLTAKITQLRMNSREASLIHYSELYKLKIPLLQKIKAAINFWRFSFCSDRALPSLINQISLFSLVYYPLGFLLHVNDQRK; encoded by the coding sequence ATGAAGGTTACCGTTTTTACAGCCACCTATAACCGGGCTTCCCTGCTTGGAAATCTCTATAAGAGTCTTCTTGCGCAAACCTGCATGGATTTCGAATGGCTTATCATAAACGATGGAAGCACCGACAATACCGAATCCGTAGTTCAAACATTCATGGACGAAAATAAAATCAGGATCGTGTATCGGAATAAATCAAACGGGGGCAAACATACGGCCATCAATCTGGGTGTAACAATGGCCTGTGGCGAGCTGTTTTTCATTGTGGACAGCGACGATTACCTGGCTTTCAATTCAATAGAGCGGATACTCTATTATTATGAGACCATAAAGAACGACGAAAGTTTTGCCGGAGTATGCGGACTTAAAGTGTTTGAGTCCGGAAAGCCTGTCGGAGGCGGACCCGATTTTGGCATATTGGATTGCAATGCACTTGACTTCCGTTTTAAATACAGAGTAAAAGGAGACATGGCCGAAGTGTTTCGTACAACCGTTCTTCGCGAATTTTCCTTTCCCGAGATTCCCGGCGAAAGGTTTTGCCCCGAGGCATTGGTGTGGAACCGGATTGCTCAAAAATACAGGCTGCGTTTCTTTTACGAAAAGATCTATGTCTGCGATTACCTGCCGGATGGTCTTACGGCAAAAATAACTCAACTAAGAATGAATAGCAGAGAGGCATCACTCATACACTATTCCGAACTATATAAATTGAAGATTCCATTATTGCAAAAGATAAAGGCCGCAATAAACTTCTGGAGGTTTTCATTCTGTTCAGACAGAGCACTTCCTTCTCTTATCAATCAAATCAGCTTATTCTCCCTGGTTTATTATCCGTTAGGTTTTCTACTCCACGTAAACGATCAAAGGAAATGA
- a CDS encoding glycosyltransferase family 4 protein, which translates to MKNKVLIFSYDFPPSDGGIARLCSEIASNLNTREYDLMVLTTDHQGANNATYNLNGIQIVRKASKRIQCEWEMFGYLRSIRNKADYTILCGLWYPEGLLALLAGFKNVYLLTHGAELRPGKSLFRKHVWQPIVAGWVLKRAKRVVANSEYTAGLSKSVSPHSHVVALPLAVNSRYFTPDHTLRKEDGNLTLCTVSRICKFKGHDTIAGAINLLPAALKEKIRWKIAGNGPYKQTLMQLVDKLGLSSQTEFLGFVSDADLPKVYQSSDVFVLCTREEKDSEDVEGFGLVFLEAQSCGIPAIGKNAGGIPSAVKEGDGGWLIQDKDDLSKLLSLLIEDKEICRIMGSKARQRVEKEATWTIYTDKLIQYLGL; encoded by the coding sequence ATGAAAAATAAAGTACTCATTTTTTCATACGATTTTCCTCCAAGCGATGGCGGAATAGCACGCTTGTGCAGCGAGATTGCCTCCAATCTTAATACAAGGGAATACGACCTGATGGTGCTCACAACCGATCATCAGGGTGCCAATAACGCAACCTACAACCTAAACGGTATTCAGATCGTGCGTAAAGCAAGTAAACGGATTCAATGCGAGTGGGAGATGTTCGGCTACCTTCGAAGCATCCGGAACAAAGCCGATTATACGATACTCTGCGGTTTGTGGTATCCCGAAGGACTGTTAGCCTTGCTTGCCGGCTTTAAGAATGTGTATCTTTTAACACATGGAGCCGAACTCAGACCTGGCAAATCCCTTTTTCGAAAACATGTATGGCAACCCATAGTGGCCGGATGGGTACTTAAACGAGCCAAACGTGTTGTTGCCAATAGTGAATATACAGCAGGGTTAAGCAAATCCGTTTCTCCCCATTCCCATGTTGTTGCCTTGCCGTTGGCCGTAAACAGCCGCTATTTTACCCCCGATCATACCCTCCGTAAAGAGGATGGAAACCTTACCTTATGTACGGTTTCACGCATTTGCAAGTTTAAGGGGCACGACACCATAGCCGGGGCCATTAATCTGCTTCCCGCAGCTTTGAAAGAAAAGATACGATGGAAAATCGCAGGAAACGGACCCTATAAACAAACCCTTATGCAATTGGTGGATAAACTGGGGTTGTCGTCGCAGACAGAGTTTCTGGGTTTTGTCTCCGATGCCGATCTGCCTAAGGTGTACCAATCATCCGACGTATTTGTATTGTGTACCCGCGAAGAAAAAGATTCGGAAGATGTCGAGGGCTTTGGTCTTGTATTCCTCGAAGCACAGTCCTGCGGCATCCCGGCGATTGGAAAAAATGCCGGAGGAATACCCTCTGCCGTAAAAGAGGGGGATGGAGGATGGCTTATTCAAGATAAGGACGATTTGTCAAAACTGCTTTCCTTACTGATCGAAGATAAAGAGATCTGCAGGATAATGGGGAGCAAAGCCCGCCAAAGAGTCGAAAAAGAGGCTACGTGGACAATTTACACCGATAAACTGATTCAATATCTGGGGTTATAA
- a CDS encoding GNAT family protein codes for MSSVFLRAFEQNDYILINKWRNDPQIQKLTCGDFRYVSSEREKEWVRDKMMNNQTDNYLAICLNNDSQEMIGYISVNNINHLHRTADGGAVVIGNYTYRDGATLIDALKILLSFVFDTLNINRFTGYCLEDHKYSRLIMESFLYKLEGCKREAVYKNGTYHNELIYSILREEYYGYIVNGEYELMKIAKRIKLLNKTI; via the coding sequence ATGAGCAGCGTATTTTTAAGGGCTTTTGAACAAAATGATTACATTTTGATCAACAAATGGAGGAATGATCCTCAGATTCAGAAATTGACTTGCGGAGATTTCAGATACGTTTCTTCCGAGAGGGAAAAGGAGTGGGTAAGAGATAAGATGATGAACAATCAGACGGATAATTATCTGGCTATTTGCTTAAATAATGACTCGCAGGAAATGATTGGGTATATCTCCGTTAACAACATTAATCACCTGCACAGAACTGCCGACGGCGGGGCTGTTGTGATAGGAAATTACACTTACCGGGACGGGGCGACGTTAATTGATGCCCTGAAGATTTTGCTTTCTTTTGTTTTCGACACACTGAACATAAACCGGTTTACAGGTTACTGCCTGGAAGATCATAAATATTCGCGGTTAATAATGGAGTCTTTTCTTTATAAATTGGAAGGCTGCAAAAGGGAGGCTGTATATAAGAATGGGACTTATCACAATGAACTTATTTATTCTATACTCAGAGAGGAGTATTACGGCTATATAGTGAACGGTGAGTACGAACTGATGAAAATAGCTAAAAGAATCAAGTTACTAAACAAAACCATTTAA
- a CDS encoding glycosyltransferase family 4 protein, with product MKPKLVRVTTVSGSMDSLLKGQLAFLNQYYDVIGLASGQDILRELGNREGIRTIEVKMHREISLLADLKSLFNLIKVFHQEKPFIVHTNTPKGSLLSMVAAWITRVPHRIYTVTGLRFETTTGLFRRLLILMERITCFCATKVIPEGDGVKETLIREKITSKPLRKVLNGNISGIDMHHYTRSDDVLNRAKELGHEKDHFTFCYVGRMVRDKGINELIRAFTRLYKECSSVRLLLVGFFENGLDPVSRDIEQLIQTHKGILFTGYQSDVRPWFVLSDALVFPSYREGFPNVVMQAGAMELPSIVTNINGCNEIIVEGKNGIIIPPKEEDALYYAMKYFISHQEEVSLMAKNARPMIESRYEQSQVWNALLSEYKQLK from the coding sequence ATGAAACCCAAGTTAGTTAGAGTAACCACTGTTTCCGGAAGTATGGACTCTTTGTTGAAAGGTCAGCTTGCCTTTTTAAACCAATACTACGACGTAATTGGATTGGCATCGGGCCAGGACATCCTCCGCGAATTGGGGAATCGGGAAGGAATCCGCACCATCGAGGTGAAGATGCACCGCGAGATTAGTCTGTTGGCTGATTTGAAATCGCTGTTCAATCTTATCAAGGTCTTTCATCAGGAGAAACCATTCATTGTTCACACCAATACACCCAAAGGCAGCCTTTTGTCTATGGTGGCTGCATGGATTACCCGGGTTCCCCATCGTATTTATACCGTAACCGGACTGCGATTCGAAACCACGACAGGACTCTTTCGACGGCTATTGATTCTCATGGAAAGAATCACCTGCTTTTGCGCAACCAAAGTAATTCCGGAAGGCGACGGGGTGAAAGAAACATTGATTCGCGAGAAGATAACCTCCAAACCCCTACGTAAAGTTTTGAACGGCAATATCAGTGGAATAGACATGCATCACTACACACGCAGCGATGATGTACTCAACAGAGCAAAAGAACTGGGGCATGAAAAGGACCACTTCACATTCTGTTATGTAGGCAGGATGGTCCGCGATAAGGGAATCAATGAACTTATACGGGCATTTACAAGGTTATATAAAGAATGTTCATCCGTACGCTTATTGCTTGTGGGCTTTTTCGAAAATGGTTTAGATCCAGTATCGAGAGATATAGAACAACTTATACAAACACATAAGGGTATTCTGTTTACAGGTTATCAGAGCGATGTACGCCCCTGGTTCGTACTATCTGATGCGTTGGTTTTCCCTAGTTACAGAGAAGGGTTTCCGAACGTAGTCATGCAGGCGGGAGCCATGGAATTGCCATCCATCGTAACCAACATAAATGGGTGCAACGAAATAATTGTGGAAGGAAAAAACGGAATCATCATTCCACCCAAAGAGGAAGATGCGCTCTATTATGCCATGAAGTATTTTATCAGTCATCAGGAGGAGGTAAGCCTCATGGCAAAAAACGCCCGTCCAATGATCGAGAGCCGTTACGAGCAGAGCCAGGTATGGAACGCGTTATTATCGGAATACAAGCAACTAAAATAA
- a CDS encoding phosphopantetheine-binding protein has product MELKDFVQNIAAQFDETDTSVFAADTKFRDFEEWSSLTALSIIAMIDEKYHVTFQGDDIRNSSSINDLFEIVKSRMG; this is encoded by the coding sequence ATGGAACTTAAAGACTTTGTACAAAATATTGCGGCTCAGTTTGACGAAACGGATACTTCCGTATTCGCGGCCGATACCAAATTCAGGGATTTCGAGGAATGGTCGTCGCTGACAGCGCTGTCTATTATTGCCATGATAGACGAAAAATATCACGTTACATTCCAGGGGGATGATATTCGTAATTCTTCGTCTATCAATGATCTTTTTGAGATTGTAAAATCAAGAATGGGATAA
- a CDS encoding amino acid adenylation domain-containing protein, translated as MQKSVVDYLKATALKHPHKLAVKDASGELSFARLLANSYLVATAIADRGITNKPVCVYIPKGCSAIQAFAGISLSGNFYVPLDTHSPVTRIQSILQVLESSVILTDKKNEEKVRSFSDKEILVLEDILTKGAIDYSLCEQVENRQIDTDPVYSIFTSGSTGTPKGVVISHRGVIDYIDWAVETFQIDATSVIGNQAPFYFDNSTLDIYLMYATGATLILIPEENFIFPAALVNYLNDEKITFLFWVPFALINVANLDIFSKNKPLYLKDVFFAGEVMPNKHLNYWRRHLPGSRYVNLYGPTEITVDCTYYVVEREFADNESLPIGFPCKNSEVLILTDEKQPAETNQQGELCVRGTSLAMGYYNDWDKTKNAFIQNPLNPHYPELIYCTGDLVYRNPLGEIMYVGRKDSQIKHNGYRIELGEIETAVLGTQMVDNCCVVYDNNVKKIVLFYQASQELALNEFRKAVLKQLPKYMMPEQSIRVDDLKRNANGKIDRLYYNKQINDHA; from the coding sequence ATGCAAAAATCAGTAGTTGACTATTTAAAAGCGACAGCACTGAAGCATCCCCATAAACTAGCTGTAAAGGATGCTTCGGGCGAACTTTCATTTGCCCGATTGCTAGCCAACAGTTACCTGGTAGCAACAGCAATCGCCGACAGAGGAATAACGAACAAGCCTGTTTGCGTGTATATCCCAAAAGGATGCTCAGCCATCCAGGCATTTGCGGGAATAAGCTTGAGTGGAAACTTTTATGTTCCCCTCGATACCCATTCGCCGGTTACCCGAATTCAGTCCATACTCCAGGTTTTAGAATCTTCCGTAATCCTGACAGACAAAAAGAACGAAGAAAAAGTACGATCCTTTAGCGACAAAGAAATACTGGTGCTGGAAGATATCCTGACAAAGGGCGCGATCGATTATTCCCTTTGCGAACAAGTGGAAAACAGACAGATCGACACCGATCCGGTCTATTCGATATTTACGTCCGGATCAACAGGTACCCCCAAAGGAGTTGTTATCTCCCACCGGGGCGTTATCGATTACATCGATTGGGCGGTAGAAACGTTTCAAATAGATGCAACCAGTGTAATTGGGAATCAGGCACCCTTTTACTTCGACAACTCCACATTAGACATTTATCTGATGTATGCCACCGGAGCCACCCTGATCCTTATTCCCGAAGAAAATTTTATATTCCCGGCCGCACTGGTCAACTACCTGAACGACGAAAAGATCACCTTCCTGTTCTGGGTCCCGTTTGCCTTAATAAATGTGGCGAACCTGGATATATTTTCCAAAAACAAGCCCCTGTATCTGAAAGATGTATTCTTTGCCGGCGAGGTAATGCCCAACAAACACCTCAATTACTGGCGCAGGCACCTGCCCGGCAGCAGATACGTGAATCTGTACGGACCTACCGAAATAACGGTAGACTGTACCTATTATGTGGTGGAGAGAGAATTCGCGGACAACGAATCCTTACCCATTGGCTTCCCCTGCAAAAACAGCGAGGTGCTTATCCTTACGGATGAGAAGCAACCAGCCGAAACCAACCAGCAGGGCGAACTCTGTGTACGAGGTACTTCGCTGGCAATGGGATATTACAATGATTGGGATAAAACAAAAAACGCCTTTATACAGAATCCATTGAATCCCCATTATCCGGAGCTCATTTATTGTACCGGCGATTTGGTTTACCGAAACCCACTGGGTGAGATTATGTATGTTGGCCGAAAAGATTCCCAGATAAAACACAATGGCTACCGGATCGAATTGGGAGAGATCGAAACAGCGGTATTGGGTACACAAATGGTAGACAACTGTTGTGTGGTTTACGATAACAACGTAAAGAAAATTGTGTTGTTCTATCAAGCATCACAAGAGTTAGCTCTCAACGAGTTTAGAAAAGCTGTATTAAAACAACTCCCCAAATACATGATGCCGGAGCAATCCATCCGGGTGGACGACCTAAAGCGCAATGCCAACGGCAAGATAGACCGCCTCTATTACAACAAGCAAATAAACGACCATGCCTAG
- a CDS encoding glycosyltransferase, whose translation MKILHVITSLRTGGAEKLILDMVPLFKASGHQVDVLLFDGADTMFKDKLAGLGLKIHSLGINTWLYNPLIIFRLIPYLNRYDIIHTHNTACQYWMACAKFITKGKSVLVTTEHNTNNRRRHLFFFRPIDKLIYKQYSKIIGISGKASDILNHYIGNGYPVVTIQNGINLSTYKNALPVSKSKLLGIQESDYLIVKVAGFRLEKDQDTLIRAMALLPVQYHLALVGDGVRLSLCQQLAEKLQLADRIHFLGIRSDIPGILKTADIVVMSSHYEGLSLSSIEGMCVGKPFVASDVDGLHEIVEGAGLLFEEGNSTQLAIIIRQLMTDQQLYSTTAQKCMNKAIQYDIRKTVNEYEQVYKLLYHNETQVS comes from the coding sequence ATGAAAATACTGCATGTCATCACCTCCTTGCGAACCGGAGGTGCCGAAAAACTCATTCTGGATATGGTCCCCCTGTTTAAGGCAAGCGGACATCAGGTGGATGTATTGCTATTCGACGGCGCAGATACGATGTTTAAGGATAAACTTGCCGGTTTAGGCTTGAAAATACACAGCCTCGGCATCAACACCTGGTTGTATAATCCGCTTATCATATTCCGGTTAATACCCTATCTGAACAGGTACGACATCATTCATACCCATAATACGGCTTGTCAGTATTGGATGGCGTGTGCCAAATTCATTACAAAGGGAAAGTCCGTTCTCGTAACCACCGAACATAACACAAACAACCGTCGCCGCCACCTATTCTTTTTTAGACCCATCGATAAATTAATCTATAAGCAATACAGCAAAATAATAGGGATATCCGGCAAGGCATCAGATATCCTGAACCACTATATCGGAAACGGCTATCCGGTTGTTACCATTCAAAACGGCATCAATCTTTCCACTTACAAGAATGCCCTGCCGGTTAGTAAATCTAAATTGTTGGGTATACAGGAAAGCGACTACCTTATTGTTAAAGTAGCGGGATTCAGACTAGAAAAGGATCAGGATACATTGATTCGCGCCATGGCATTATTACCCGTCCAATATCATCTGGCCCTGGTTGGCGATGGTGTACGGCTCTCACTATGCCAGCAACTTGCCGAAAAGCTGCAGCTTGCGGACCGGATTCATTTCCTCGGTATACGAAGCGATATTCCCGGGATACTCAAAACGGCGGATATTGTGGTCATGTCGTCCCACTACGAAGGATTGTCACTCTCATCCATCGAGGGAATGTGTGTGGGGAAACCCTTTGTCGCAAGCGATGTAGACGGTCTGCATGAGATTGTGGAAGGAGCCGGCCTTTTATTCGAAGAAGGAAACAGTACCCAGCTGGCAATCATTATCCGTCAGTTGATGACAGACCAGCAGCTTTACAGCACAACTGCTCAGAAATGCATGAACAAGGCAATCCAATACGATATCCGGAAAACAGTAAATGAATACGAGCAGGTTTATAAATTGCTATACCACAATGAAACCCAAGTTAGTTAG